Proteins from a single region of Colias croceus chromosome Z, ilColCroc2.1:
- the LOC123704919 gene encoding succinate dehydrogenase assembly factor 3, mitochondrial — MFNLEHVSRVRKLYKLIFRVHRALPPELRVLGDNYAREEFKRHKNCNPQEARIFLSEWTDYAINVAKQTKPLNQAKTKVVGKYLQPEMLDHMTDDQLVQLYELHKAAAHKTNEDSGAIDVSKDVK; from the exons atgtttaatttagaGCATGTATCCCGCGTGAGAAAATTATATAAGCTAATATTTCGGGTACACCGCGCATTGCCGCCGGAGCTACGGGTTTTAGGTGATAATTACGCGAGAGAAGAATTTAAAAGgcataaaaattgtaatccTCAGGAGGCGAGAATTTTTCTCAGCGAGTGGACg GATTATGCAATAAATGTAGCTAAACAGACAAAACCATTAAATCAAGCAAAAACCAAGGTTGTCGGAAAGTATCTACAACCAGAAATGTTAGATCATATGACTGATGATCAGCTTGTGCAACTATATGAATTGCACAAAGCAGCAGCTCATAAGACAAATGAGGACTCAGGTGCAATAGATGTATCTAAGGATGTTAAATAA